TGCAGGGCCAGGGTCACAGTGGTCAGGAAGTCCCCAGGTCTGCGCTGGGgtgagccctgtgctgggagAGAAAACCCACCCACCCATGTGGCTCCATCCAAGCCCATTGGCCTTGGGGGTATTCATATCCCTCAACCCAGTGGGCACAGTCCTGGCCTGGGCTCTACTGGGCAGCGTTCACAGGCAGGCCACAATCTCAACCTTAGGCCGCTGGTCCCAGGTGCCCGACTCCAGGGTGGCCTCACACCCACACCGCCTCGCCCTCCCCAGTCTTTCCCTGCGCCAACTGAGCAGGTTCAGTGCCCTTCATATGCCAGTGGTACCTATTTTCGTGTCAGGCACAGATCCCTTCCCATGCCCCACCCCGTCCCTTATGTCTAACCATCCCTTTGGTTCTTCCCAAATGGAGGTCGTTGTCCCTGAAACTTGCTCCCTCACCCCATCacaccctcttccttcccctagGGGCCTGAGCCACCTGGGGCCATCTGAGGGCCCCCACGCCCTGAGTTCCCTATTTCCCTCCCAAGCCTTTCTGCTCAGCCTTGACCCTGCTGGTCACTCCTTATGGCAATCCCCGCCTCCTCCCACTCATGCCCTGGGGTGCGGAGGTCACAGCAGTGCCACTCTGACCCTGTGGCCCGGCCCCACCTGGGAACTGCTCATTCTGGCCTGGCTGGCACTCACCAGCCCGCCCTGCCCAGGGGGAGCCACCGCGCACAGTGAAGCACTACCAGTACTTCAGCTGGCCAGACCACGGGGTCCCGGCGGAGCCGGCCGGCGTCCTCGACTTCCTGGACCAAGTGAACAGGGCACAGAGCAGCATGCCAGGGGCCGGACCCATGGTGGTGCATTGCAGGTGCGATCGGGGATGGGGTGGGCGGGCAACGCAGGTGCAACCCGAGGCGGGGCCGCGGCCTTCGCCCCTAAACTCTTCCCAGGCCTCCTGGTCCGTCCCCACAGCGCCGGCATCGGACGCACTGGCACCATCATCGTGATTGACATCCTGGTGGAAATCATCCGCAGGCAGGGTGAGCCGCGCGGCCCCCTCCCGCAGGCCAGCCCCTCCTATCTAGGCCCTCTCCTCCCGGCTACCCCGCCTCCCcggcgccggccccgccccccgtcTACCCCgccgcacccccccccgcccccgccccgttCCGCCCTGAGCGCGCTCGTGCCCAGGTCTGGACTGCGACATCGATGTGCCCAAGACGATCCAGCTGGTGCGACGGCAGCGCTCGGGGATGGTGCAGACCGAGGCGCAGTACAAGTTCGTGTACCTGGCGCTGCAGCGGTACATCCAGGACGAGCAGCTGCGTCTGCGCGagcaggtgggggcgggggccgggctggggcggggcctgCGCCGACCGCACCCTGGTGACCGGCgggtgtccccccaccccaccctcaccccgaCCCCCCCCTCCCGCGCCAGCCGCCAGAAGAGCACGACCATCTGAACGCGGGCCTCGCGTCGGCAGACCCGGGCCGCAGCCCTGGGCCCGCGTCGTCCCGGGCACCGGCGGCGTGAGTGGGGCCGTCAGGGCgcgggcccggggcccggggtgggggcgggacaGCGTCGTCTCCGGGAGTGGGCAGGCCGTGGGGGGACGGGATCCCGCGCGCCTGCGCCGGCCGAACCCTCTCTCCGCCCGCAGGACCCCAGAGGGCCCCGGCGGCGTGTAGAGAACCTGCGGGGCCTCGGGCGGTGACGGTCTTCGCGtgcgccgccccccacccccacccccccagggcctggagccgcGGCTGGAGGCGGGAGCCAGCAAGACGCACTCCTCAAAAGACTGTGCTCAGCACTGTACAGCCCGGAGCTTGTCCCTGAGTGCTGGGGGAGGGGTCCCGGAACCCTCAGACCCTCCCTGGCCTGGGCCTGGATGCCtagaaatggggaggggcagtcGGGAGCCCCGAGTGCCCCTGCCCTTTCTGGGGCTCCCAggtgagggaagagggggaagcagGGCTTCAGGGCGGTGGTTCGTCGCTCACCGGGGGGCCACCAGTCACCACCCGCACGGCACAGTGACCAGTGCGACCCCACGTGTGCCACGTTTGAGTGTCGGCCTGTATGTGTGACGTGAGTCAGCGACGAGCAAGTGGCCAGTCTGTGCTTGACGGGACTGTAGCCGTTGGCGTTGTGCCTAGCTCCCCTGTACCCCAACCACCCCCCTTCAGAGCTGGTCTTCAGCCCGACCCACAGCACAGGTTACATGTGGAAAATGCTTCATCAGGGAATGTGCGAGATGCCCGTGTGAGTGCGTGTGCGACGTCACGTGCCTGGCGTGGGTCTCACGCGTGGACTGGTGTGTGTGACGGGTGTGATGTCGCCCGCATGTAGTCTGTGGCCACACCCTCCCATCTCGGAAGGCCCTGTGGCTTTGTGGGATCCTCAATAAAATGCCTCGTTCTCAGTTCCGCGTCTTCGTTGGTGTCTGGGGCCCAGCTTCTCGAGGGTCTCCCTGAGCACACCTCCCTATCCCAGGCCGGCCAGAAACCCAGCTGTTGGAACAGGAAGTCCTGGGCTTTGGGGCGAGGGGTGAGGAGTCTGAGGCCTGGCGAGCCGGAACCAGCCTGGCCTCTCTTCTCCGTGCTAACTGGCGGTGCGGGATTCCTGGGGCCGACAGCAGGAGAGGGTCCGGGCGGCCTCCCGCCCATCCATCCAGCCGCCGCACCTTGCGGCTTCACCAGCCAGGCCGGGCCCAGGGAGGGTCTGTGAGAGATCTTCAGGGACACACTGGTGGTCACTTCTGCTTCTGTACACCCTCAGGCCTTGGTTCCCAGGAGCTCAGTCCTGGGGTTCTACGACTTCTTGGGGTGCCACCTGCTGTGTCCATAGTGGGGGGGCTCTGAACCACGCCAGGGCCCCGCCCCACTCTGGCCCAGCTgctccagcccctccccatcttcctgGGGGAGCCTCAAAGTTCTAGGGGAAGGGCAGGACTGCGCCAACCCATCCACAGCCCAGGGAACAGGAGTTGGACACCCTAGAACCTGGGGTCTATCTGccctgggggctgctgggagtTCAATCCGGTGGGGGTGTCCGCTTGGCTTAAAGCTCTCTGAGGCAGGGGCAGACCTGGCTCTTCTGGGAGGGAGAGGCTCGGTGGTGCAGGGAGGAGGGCTTACAGGGTGAGGACCCCTTACCAAATGTggatacaaaataatttatttaaaaatgtacagtttaGGAGAGGGGGGTGGGCACCGGGGGACCCGGCCTCTTGCTGCTGCCCTCTGTCCCCCTGgtcgccacccccccccctcgcccTCCCCACTTCCCGCACAATGGAAGGGGCCAGCCCTGCCTGGGGAAGGGGCCATGggtgaaatgtgaaaataaagatgGCGAGTCCCCTCCCTTCTCAGCCAAGGGCTCCCACTGCAGGCGGTTCACAGCGTAGAGGGAGGGACCTGACCAAGGCCGTCTCCCCTGGGCCCGGGTCTCCATCTGCACCCTGGGAAAGAGGAAGGTGGGCTCTGGGATCCGTGCGAGCCTGTGATTCTTGGAGGCTTCGGGGACCCTTTTATTCATGCCGTCGGGACCCAGCACCACAGAGTGCAAGGAAGGTGAGTCGAATGGGAAATGGGGTCCTCAGAGATGTTGGGGCTCCTCCAGGGGACCAACTCCCAAGAGCTGCTGCACCTGTGACCCAGCGGGGGGCAAGGGACCCACGCGggcagctggggcaggggtggctgACCCTAGTTGTCAGCCAGGGGCCCAGAAGAGAAAGCGGTGGCCGTGGCCGCGGCCGCGGAGGGCTGAGGAAGGCAGTGCAAGTTCCCAGTCTTGAGCGCGCACTGCACGGGCCAGAGCACCACACAGGAGAGCACCAGCAGCAGGGCTGTGACCAGCGCCACCCGCCTCCAGTTCCTGCAGCGGGCCCAGCAGCGGGCCAGGCGGCCCCGGTGGCGCGCGGGGTCTGGAGTGGGCGTGGGTGCGGCGGGCTGGGCAGGCTTGCTCAGGCCCACGTCCACACACACGAAGCCAGGCTCGGGAAGGCCCGGCGCGGAGGGCGGTGGGCGGCAGCACAGCTTCGTGCCCTCCAGCCACACGGGCTCCTCCCGCCGCAGGTGCGCCGGCATCCTGGCCTGCAGCTGGCGGCTGGTGCGCAGCGCGGGGGCCCCGGCGGCAGGCACAGCCGTAGGCTGCCGGCAGAACGGGCAGGGCACGGCCTCGCTGCCGGGCTGGCCGGTTGGCTGGGCGGCCGCCAGCCGTGCCAGGCACTCCAGGCAGAAGACGTGTGTGCAGGAGAGCTCCTTCGGCGTCTTGAAGAGGTTGTCGTAGCCCGAGAAGCAGATGGAGCATTCCAGCGGGGAGGCCGCCTTCTCCGAGCTCGGGGTGCTGGGGGACCTGGGGCTGCTGGCCGAGCTGGGGGACCCGGGCACCGTGGCTGCAGGGCTGGTCCGACCGGGGGCCAGCGTGGCCGTATGCCACGCCTGCTGGCCTGACGACATGCCTCCGAGCTGTGGGACGAACGGAGTGCGCTGTGAGTGACCACaggctgccccttccctgcacggTCTGCTGCTTTtcaccctgtgtctctctcacccACACTGGCCCCAGAGATCTCTGCTAGGCTCACTCTAGAAAGGCCCCATACCCAAGTCAAGGTCTTCCTGTTCAAGTTGTAATCCTGCCCTCCCCCGCATGCCGAGTCAGGGGTGAGCATCTGCGGGTGGGGGTGCTCCACGTCTGACCGGCCCACGGATGGCCTGGCCACGGAGTCCGTGCGCGCAAGGGCATCGTGCTGACTGCTTAGCGGACGCCACCTACGGGGCCTGTCCTACCTGGCTGTGCCATCTGGGCAGAAATAAAGTTGATGACGATGGCCCACAATCGTTACTATTGACATCTGGGCTCTGCCACACTGGGCCCAGGTCACGTGACACAAGAGCCACGGTATAAAAAAGGCACCTTAGAGGGTGGAGTGACTCAGCCAGGGTCACCTGGCCAAGAGGTCGGCAGGGCCTGGGCTCTCGCTGGAAGAGTGTGACTCTGGGTCAGACGAAATGGGTTTGAACGTGGATCCCGACACGGGGATCTGATTTGTTGGTACACATCCAGTTTTCGGGCAGGTGCGTGAGGGCAGGGTGCCAGGCCCAACTGGGTGAGAGTCCGGACTCGGTCTAGGCTCCAGGATGAGCTGGTAGGCTGTGGGAAGTCAAGCAGGGCCGGCCGCACAGGGGTGGGGGCCGGCGTCCTAAGGATGGTTCGTTTCCCGGCCTTGCCTGAACCGGTAGGGCCAGCATGTCCGGCTGGTGACGAGGGCTTTCTGCTGGCCCGCGGGGCCTGGAAATGCACCTCAGCCCGggagccagaggtgggggagCCCCAGCCATCCTCCAGGATAACCCGGCCCCCTGCAGGGTCCCGTAGGCACACACGGCCGCCACCCTCCTGACCCTCCTGACCCCCATTTCCACAGCAGACCGGGCCTCTGTTCACCGGGGAGGACTCAGGTGACCTGCCTGCTGCCCAGGGCCCTGCCTGGAGGAGGAAAGGCAAGGAGGACAGTGGAGCTCAGAAGGAATCCCATGGAGCTCAGAAGgaatcccccccgcccccaaacgtGACCCCTGACCCTGACTTGCTGGTTAATCCAGGTGGACCAGTGGAATGACTCCGTGGTGATGTGTCCTGAAGGTTTGGGTGTTGCTGCATGATGACCGTGACCACCATGAATCACGGTGAGGTCACCGTGATGTCACGAGTGCTCCCAGCATTGCAACATGAAATGTCACCACATTTTGGGGATGGCAGCAGCCTCGGCATGGCCTGGGAGGGGACCGCTGGCTAACCTCTTCCAGGCCAGCATGCCCCCACATGATCAGTTCCTTGGCACTGAGGTCCCGGCCCTCCTCAGAGGCACCCCACCCTGAGCCCGTACCAGTGAGGGGTGAGTGCCAGCCGAGCTGGCCTTACCTGGTGGCCGGGGTTCAGCAAGGGCTGGGCATGATCCTCTTGGCTGGGCCACGGCCAGGCCCTGAGTCCTCCTGCCCAGCAGGGCCGGCCCGTGCTCCACCTGGCAGGCGTCCCCCTACGGAAGAGGCTGCCAGCAGCTGTCCTGGTGGCACCGGTCTGGCAAGCGTGCCCTCTTCTCTATCCCAGGCAGGTGGGGCTCGGGGGAGCGTGTGTGCTCTTCCAGATGCAGAGCACCATCTGAGCAGGTGTGAGTTCTCTGGGTGTGGACTCCTGGCAGGTGTATTTATACACTCGAGGTCATGCAGGCCAGGGGCGTGGCCTGGGGCCTCCGGGATTGGCTGGCCTCCTGTCCTCACCCTGGCAGGCTGGGCAGCGGCGGGCAGGAAGTCAGAGGTGAGAGATCAGAGtctggggtgaggctgggggtcgGCGTAGGCCTCCATGGTCGGGCCGGATGCCTGGGTAGAACCTCCCCCCGCAGCAGGCCCTGGGATACTGGAGGAGCCGGTCCAGAAACCGATCCACCCACTAGCCCTGTTTAAGGCCCTGGTGCACCTGAGCTACTAGGTGGGCCTCCCGGGAGGGCCTCTCcgaggagccccccacccccaatctcagCCTCGCTCGTCACCCCCCACCTCATCCACACTGCCCACTTACATGCGTGTGCCACCCCAACGTACACACCCGCGAGGGAACTTCCTGCTCTGGGTCCAGGGAGTGGGGCGAGAGGTCGGGGCTGGGCACCCCCAGGGTGGAGTCAGGGCAAGGACGAGTGAGGGATCAGACTGGCCATAGGACTTGTTTTGGGTGAGTGTCTGCTGGGGACACCCTCAGTTACACACAAGGGCAGGGATATTGGAGCACAAGGAAGCCCGGACACAGCCAGGAGGCCTGGAGATCTTCCTGGGAGGAGGGGTCATGGCTTCAGCCAGCGTGGGGTCCTCGCAGAGCCCAGGGCCAGCCTATGCAGAGGCCCGGGGCTAAGGCAGGGGGGCTGAATGGAGGGCccgggggcctgggggcctgggtggaggACGTGGGGGGCTGAGGCCCAGCCAGGGGTACGGCTTGTGCCCCTCACAGCCATGTCGCAGCTGCTCTGACAGTGGGAAACCAGAGACCCCGCTCGTTCACAGAGGTGTGCCGGctggccaggggagggggagctCAGCCAGGGGGTAGGGACCCAGAGAGGGGGTGGAAATTCAGAGGGCTGGGGGCTCAATGTGGGGAGCTACTGTGTGGGCCTGGCCCAGCGTCTGCGTGACAGGGTGCCGGTTCCCAAGGGGACCGTGACTCAGGGCCACATGCTGCCTCCAGGAagtgccttctgtctctctgctctgagAACACCCTCCTGAGGGCTTCTGGGAATATTCAAGCTCTGAGATCACTTGAGCTCCTCAGTGGACAAGTCAGTGCCCAGAGGCAAAGGGAAGACCCGAGGAAGGTGCCATCTGGGGCAGTGGCCAGGCCTGACTGCACGGGAGCAGGGGCCAGACCCTGGCACTGGGATCTCGGCAGCTCAGGACCTGGCTGACCCAGCTGGTACCCACACCCCTGCTCATACTCCACCCAGCGATGGGCAGCTGTGCTGCGTGGATGCGGGGCCACACACGCTCTCTGTGTAAGGGGGTATATGTGTGCCAACAGGCCAACCTGGCTGTGTTTGAGCACAAATGTGTCCCTCGggtgcaggtgcacacacacacacacacacacacacacacatgtgcagggAGCATGGCTTTCAGTGTGTGACCCCACAGGCCTGGGACTCGCTGTGCTGAGGAGAAGACAATGTCCCTAATGAGCACCTCACCCCTGTCCATCTGTGGCTTTTGAGATGTGGGGTTCCCCAGACACCTAGGAGTCCTGGGCTGGACACAGACGTTGTCCTTGGCCAGATGAGCAGGGAGGACTGTACCCCAAGGGCCACCTCGGCTATGGGCCCGCCCCCCCAGGACTGGGACAGAACAGGCTTCAAACCCCAAGTGCTGTCAAGGACACACACAATGGCCACTGCACGAAGAGGCCCTTCGGGGCTCATCTGGGGCCCAGGTGGCCTGGGGGTGTGAGGGCTGAGCCCCCAACCCTACCTGCCCAGTGTTGGCTGATCTGTCAACTGCTCTGCTGCCCCATCCCTACCAGCTAGGGACAGTGATACCGGAGAGACTCTGGGACACATCCGGGCTGCGATTCTGACATGGGCAGAGAACGGGCCCGGGGCTCTGGATGGGCTCAGCACTGCCCTGTGGGCATGAGGAAACCCTGCCAGGATGTCCGGTGGACTCAGCCAGTCCTGTCCCtctcatgcccagcatggagaaCCGGGTCCCCTAGGTCAATCGGCCAGCCCTCCCCCATCATGCTGCGGCCAACTCCTTCTGGGGTCTTGTGCCCAGGCTCCTGGCCAGGACCTCTGCACTCACATTACCTCCTTGCGCCCCACTCGCTCCTGCTCTGTGCACCCACCTCCTAATGCTGCTGGAGTGCTTCCTCTTGCTGGCCTCTGACCTCTTCCGGCTTTCAGTGATTCTCCTAGTGCTGagtgaacgaacgaatgaatgagctGCCAGCTATGACCCGGGGACCGTGCCAACTGCTCACCGCCCACACCATGCTCACCTCCCAGGGTGAGGGGGATCTCCAAAGCAATGGACATGGTGGGGGGTCAGGAGGTGACAGGTACCCCACCTGCCTTTGGCCTGAGCGATGACCCCATAAATCGGCCTCATTTTGCCTTCTTACACGAGAGCTGGGATCCAGGGAAGGGCTGGCTGCGGCTGGAGCTCAGGATGGACATGGGAGTGGCTGGCAGGGCCCCACTGGGGATGCCTTGACTCTGCCAGCTAACCCGCCCCCAGCTCAGGTGCCCCCATACCCTATGGCACCCACTCACAAGCTTTCTAGCCTGAATGCCCATTAGGGTCATGGAACTGGTCCAGTGACCACACTCCCCACTGGGGCCTAGAGAACAGTGGCACGCAGGCCCCGGGGTGTCCAGTGGCAGAATCTTGCCTCTGCAGCTCCTGGAAATCTGTGGTCTCAGGCTTAGGGGCGGGGGCTCAGCTGGCGTGGCTGAGGGCCACAGaggccaagccacccaggccttGAATGTCAGGGGAAGGTCATCCTGAGTGTAGGAGCCAGAGGGGTTGCAGGGTGAAATACAGACTTGCCTTTGCTGCCAGGGATGCGGcaaagctggggctgggggctgggggtgggggaggactcGGAGATGTTGGAATGGCCCCAGGTTTCCAGTTTGCAGCTTAGGGTGGAGGAAATAGAGAAGGCCGccggaggtggggtggggggcatctgTGCCCAGCCTGGGCCTTCAGGGCCTGACTGGCTGTACCTGCTGTCCTGGTTGAACACGGCTCTTCATTTCCTGTTTTGTCCCCAGATTAGCAGCAAGGGTTTGGTGCAAATGTGGGAACGGGGACGAGCGAGTGTCTTCGCacgtctgcctccctccccacaagGATCCACAGGATgggacgccccccccccaccgacctcGGGGGCCACAGAAACCAAGGGAGTCTGGACGGTCCTGCACGTTCTCCTCTGGCTCtcagccccagcctcccagcctccgaTCGGCACAGATGGGCAGTGGAGTGTCACCTCACTTCCCCGTGGTCCctgaagctggggggggggtacCCTGAGCCTggtctccccacctccttctgggTCCCCTTCTCCTCACACcaaggggacagaggaaagaacaaCAGTGCCCACAGGGACAGGTCACCATTCCTGGAGAAGTGAAGGAGTCCACGTCAGCCTGGCTGGGGGCCCACCGTGGGGGACTTGGCTTTCTCGGCGCCCCTAGGTCTCCCCCACAGTGGGGCAGGTGGGGCCAGGCCACAGCGGGGCCTCACCCTTACTGAGGAACAGAGGACCCTTGGCGCAGTGAGGATGGGGAAAGCCCTGAATAGTTTATTGACACTGATTTTGAGCTGCTGCACCCCGCTCAGTGCTGGGCCCGTCGCGGGTTCAAGTCTCGAACGAGCTCGTACCCATAAACTGTAGACGCGTGGGCCACGTGTCACGGTGCAGAAGGGCACAGCAGCTGAGCACACAGGCCCTGCCTCGGGACCCTGGGATGTGGACCAGGTGCTGAAGGAGCCATCATTCTCGACTGAGAATCTGGGAAGGACAGTGCGTGGGAGGTAGCCACAATCGCTCCTTTCTCCTCGGGAACCCCTTTCTGTGTGCAAGCAGCCAGGGACAGCACGGCCCTCCACAGGTCCATCCAGACCAGGCTACCCAGGCAGCAGTCACAGGTAAATGTGACCCTGGGTGGACACGTCCCTCAGGGGGCCTGGCCTTGGCCTCCAGAGCTTTCAGGTCAGTCCCTGGGTGGACAAGTCCCTGCAGCACGTGGGCCCCGTGTGGGGAGCAGGTGatgagcaggagacagagaggacagcAGGGCCCCTCCGCCTTTGCTGCTTCAAACTGACAGAAGTCAGTAGCAAACCAAGAAACTCGCCTCTGCAGCTCCTGGAAATCTGTGGTTTGGGGCTCGGGGTGAGGGGGCGGGGCTCTTGGCTACAGGATGGCCCTGTAGGCGCCTCAGCCTTGGAGGGGCCAGTTCTCATGCCCCACCTCCCCTGGTCCGGACACCGTCCGGGCGGGGAGGCCAGGAGGCCGACTGGCCTGGTGGTGCGGGGGACGTCTGCCCGCTGTGGGCTCTGATAGGCAGGGTGGCCGAGCTCCCGGCTTTGCCAAGCACGGAGAAGCCCAGCAGTCCTTGTCTCTCCTGAGGGGCCCAGACCCCACATGGCCACGCTCTGGAGCCCGCCTCAGGGGCGCCTCCCCCTCCATTACACTGAGCAGCTGTGGGGTGGGAAGAAGCACCTTCCAGCAGCTGGGCGGGTTCCAACTGGGCATCTGTTGCTGGGAGACGGTCAAGCTGAGCCAGGGGCCATGTCCAGACCTGCCCTCTGTGTGCTGGGCTCTCTCCGAGGCGGTGTGCAGAGTTGTGGGTGGGTCCCTGGGTCAGACGTTGCTGACCCGGGCCTCCACCGAGGAGATGGCAGTGGGGCCTGTGTCCCTGTCCAAAGGCCGCTCGCGTCTGACATAGCGCGGCTTCCGCACTGAAACAGGGTCAGAAACGGGCAGGGTCAGAGGGGGGCCTGGGACAGGAGGAATGGCCCCCGGTGTCGGCTCTCAGCACAGCTCACAGGAGTGGGGTGTGGCCGCAGCCGAGGGGGAGGGAATCCCACTGAGCTCCAGCTTGTAAGCGGAGTGGCCGCAGCTGAGGGGAGACTCTGTGACGAACGCTCCGCTCATTTGGGACACTCGGTGCCCCTGCACCCCAAGCACCTTGGCCTGGACGAGCACCTTGCTCTCCCGAAACACAGAGGCCAACAGGTCCCATGAGGCACAATAGGACTGGATGGTGTCCCCCCAAATGTGTCCACGTCCGGAGCCCCAGAACCTGCagatgtgaccttacttggaaaaagggtatttgcagatgtgattgagGGTCTTGAGATGAGATCCTCCTGGATTATCTGGTGGGCCCTAAATCCGATGGCCAGCGTCCTcacaagagggaggcagagagaggagacccaggaGAAGTCACGTGTAGATGGGGGACAGAGGCTGGAGTGGTGTGGCCACCAGCCCAGGGACGCCTGGAGCCACCAGAGGCCGGAGGAGGCAGGACGGACCCTCCCCTGGAGACTCGGGAAggagtgcccccaccccccaccttgatTTCTGACCTCTGGCCTCCTGAGCTGGGACGGAGTGCATTTCTGTCGCTTCAAGCCCCGCACTTGCAGTTCGCGGGCATTTGTTATGACGGCCCCAGGGTGCTAATGCAAGGAACTTACATTCAAGATGCCTGTAGATGGTACTGCTTTAGAGACATCACAGACAAGCGTTGTATGGGGCAGGGAGGAGCTAGCCTTGACCAAGTAACTTCTTTGTGCCCAAAGAAGAGGGacacccaccctgcccccactccaGACTTGTGCACAGAGGTAAGAACAAGACTGGGAAGGCCAGGAGACTTGCTGCATGGCCTGTGGCTGTGTGACCACGggccagtcacttaacctctctgtggtCATGGCGTCATCCATAACAGGGTTCATATGTGTACCTACTCCCGGAATCATCCAAGGTGGGGCACACCCGACCCAGTAAAACTGAAGTGCCAGCCACCCGGAGGGGCCGGCCTGCTCCCTGCACCTACCGCCCAGCTAGAGCTGGGACTTGGGGAGGGCCAAGCAAAGGCTTCCGGGGATGGCCCCAGACCCTCTGCTGggtattctccttctctcccgACAGACTCAGCATGTCAGGAACGAAAGGAAAAGGCATGAGAGCTGCAGTTGACCATAGGGGAACCCGGTGTCCGTGGCTGACGATGGGGGAACCCGGTGTCCCGTGGTTGACGACGGGGGAACCCAGTGTCCCGTGGCTGACGGTGGGAGAACCTGGTGTCCCGAGAACTACAGGGCCAGGTGCCTGCAGAGCCCAGTCCTGCAGTGGTCCCTGAAGGGCGGCTGATCCCAAGGGAGGGACAATTTTGAAATCTTTCACCCTGAGATGAGGACTGACGTACCTGAGGACTGTGGCGGGGGAATCATAGCAGccttgaaaaggagaaaaggcacaGTGAGAAGTGCAGGTGGCCCCCAGCACAGAGGCCCACGACACGGGGGCACTCAGCCCATCCTTCTGGTTACTTACAGCTTCGCCAggctgcagggcaggggctgtgggcaAACACAGGCGTCACCTGGAGGCCACATAGCTGCCTCGCCCGGGGCGGGGGTCCCTCGCCTGGGGAGGGGGTCCCCAGGGCCTGCAGAGGCTCTTCCCCCGCTCCAGGCtcagcccagccccacctccacacACCTGCCCAGCAGTGCCCTCAGCCTAGCAGTGGTCTGTCCGGCCACACTTCCCAGATGCACTTGGGGTGACGGGCCCCCAAGCACCCCAGGGAGAGCCGCCCTCCCAGGCCCTCTTGGCGGAGCCACAAGCCAGCCCTCAGCAGGCACATTTCTCTTGGTCTCCAGCACCgtcaggaagacagagaaggctCCACCCTTGCCTGCATTTCCAGGTGAGGCCCAGGGCTGAGGGCCCGCCTCAAGAGACCACCACAGTGCCCACTTCTCACCTCCGTTGGGTAGGCCGCTATGCACCCCTGCGCTCTTGGTGGGCACCTAGGCTGCCCAGGAGCAGCTCTGGGGGCGGTAGGGAGGAGGCTCGGAGTGGGAGTGCCCCGGCCACTGCACTGACACACCAGGACCTCCGTGGCCACTGCAGCGGAGCAGACTCCCACGGCGGACTCGGAGTGCCC
This Lynx canadensis isolate LIC74 chromosome C1, mLynCan4.pri.v2, whole genome shotgun sequence DNA region includes the following protein-coding sequences:
- the RNF223 gene encoding RING finger protein 223; translation: MSSGQQAWHTATLAPGRTSPAATVPGSPSSASSPRSPSTPSSEKAASPLECSICFSGYDNLFKTPKELSCTHVFCLECLARLAAAQPTGQPGSEAVPCPFCRQPTAVPAAGAPALRTSRQLQARMPAHLRREEPVWLEGTKLCCRPPPSAPGLPEPGFVCVDVGLSKPAQPAAPTPTPDPARHRGRLARCWARCRNWRRVALVTALLLVLSCVVLWPVQCALKTGNLHCLPQPSAAAATATAFSSGPLADN
- the CC1H1orf159 gene encoding uncharacterized protein C1orf159 homolog isoform X1; its protein translation is MELQRAVLLAGLLVEVASKSSESVGQQPECCVDLVDVNTTCPSTSPCGPGCYRHRNEDGSISCVRCRNGTYHGSECRGRTSLPGRPAAPPTGPAWPASRRGASSPSSGGTAAGWGTHFPVNRSTGTPGRPDFGGPQVAASLFLGTFFISSGLILSVAGFFYLKRTSKLPKVFYGRNKAPALQPGEAVSNQKDGLSAPVSWASVLGATCTSHCAFSPFQGCYDSPATVLSAEAALCQTRAAFGQGHRPHCHLLGGGPGQQRLTQGPTHNSAHRLGESPAHRGQVWTWPLAQLDRLPATDAQLEPAQLLEGASSHPTAAQCNGGGGAPEAGSRAWPCGVWAPQERQGLLGFSVLGKAGSSATLPIRAHSGQTSPAPPGQSASWPPRPDGVRTRGGGA
- the CC1H1orf159 gene encoding uncharacterized protein C1orf159 homolog isoform X5 yields the protein MPVHRQSESTFPTVAIQSPHPRAQPACPADPWGPQVAASLFLGTFFISSGLILSVAGFFYLKRTSKLPKVFYGRNKAPALQPGEAVSNQKDGLSAPVSWASVLGATCTSHCAFSPFQGCYDSPATVLSAEAALCQTRAAFGQGHRPHCHLLGGGPGQQRLTQGPTHNSAHRLGESPAHRGQVWTWPLAQLDRLPATDAQLEPAQLLEGASSHPTAAQCNGGGGAPEAGSRAWPCGVWAPQERQGLLGFSVLGKAGSSATLPIRAHSGQTSPAPPGQSASWPPRPDGVRTRGGGA
- the CC1H1orf159 gene encoding uncharacterized protein C1orf159 homolog isoform X2; the protein is MELQRAVLLAGLLVEVASKSSESVGQQPECCVDLVDVNTTCPSTSPCGPGCYRHRNEDGSISCVRCRNGTYHGSECRGRTSLPGRPAAPPTGPAWPASRRGASSPSSGGTAAGWGTHFPVNRSTGTPGRPDFGGPQVAASLFLGTFFISSGLILSVAGFFYLKRTSKLPKVFYGRNKAPALQPGEAVSNQKDGLSAPVSWASVLGATCTSHCAFSPFQGCYDSPATVLSAEAALCQTRAAFGQGHRPHCHLLGGGPGQQRLTQGPTHNSAHRLGESPAHRGQVWTWPLAQLDRLPATDAQLEPAQLLEALGESLKAGRGQRPARGSTPAALGACQGEDRRPANPGGPRPRPWPA